In the genome of Pan troglodytes isolate AG18354 chromosome 15, NHGRI_mPanTro3-v2.0_pri, whole genome shotgun sequence, one region contains:
- the LOC467495 gene encoding disintegrin and metalloproteinase domain-containing protein 20-like, which produces MGPAWVQDPLTGALWLPVLWALLSQVYCFHDPPGWRFTSSEIVIPRKVPHKRGGVEMPDQLSYSMRFRGQRHVIHMKLKKNMMPRHLPVFTDNDQGAMQENYPFVPRDCYYDCYLEGVPGSVATLDTCRGGLHGMLQVDDLTYEIKPLEASSKFEHVVSLLVSEERPGEASRCKTEGEEIDQESEKVKLAETPRAGHVYLWRHHRKNLKIHYTVTRGLFMRNPNVSHIIENVVIINSIIHTIFKPVYLNVYIRVLCIWNQKDAVLFSASRPGHVAVELFGVWKYHNLYSEISHDTSVVFTSNRLGNSECYASFDGICNPNWGAMFVYIMRYHLFRGACVTAHALGHNMGLTHDSVGCYCFRRTNCLMAPVPDLNDMMSNCSYEIIQRKFNQWDPCLSAPNVPYTNFPYVAPHFGDKIKNQREECDCGSLKDCASDRCCETSCTLSLGSVCNTGLCCHKCKYAAPGVVCRDLGGICDLPEYCDGKKEECPNDVYIQDGTPCSAVSVCIRGNCSDRDMQCQALFGYQVKDGSPACYQKLNRIGNRFGNCGVILQRGGSRPFPCEEDDVFCGMLHCSSVSHIPSGGEHTTFCNILVHDIKEEKCFGYEAHQGTDLPEMGLVVDGATCGPGSYCLKRNCTFYQDLHFECDLKTCNYKGVCNNKKHCHCLHEWQPPTCELRGKGGSIDSGPPPDKQYRIAGSILVNTNRALVLICIHYILFVVLLLFGGFSQAIQC; this is translated from the coding sequence ATGGGACCTGCCTGGGTCCAGGACCCCTTGACAGGTGCTCTCTGGCTGCCTGTCCTCTGGGCACTCTTGTCCCAGGTCTATTGTTTTCATGACCCACCAGGATGGCGCTTCACTTCCTCAGAAATTGTGATCCCCAGGAAAGTGCCCCACAAGAGGGGTGGAGTTGAGATGCCAGACCAGCTCTCTTACAGCATGCGTTTCCGGGGCCAAAGACACGTGATTCACATGAAGCTCAAGAAGAACATGATGCCCAGACATTTACCTGTTTTTACTGATAATGACCAAGGGGCCATGCAGGAGAACTACCCTTTTGTCCCACGAGACTGTTACTATGACTGCTACCTGGAAGGGGTTCCTGGGTCTGTGGCCACATTGGACACCTGCCGTGGAGGTCTGCATGGCATGctgcaggtggatgacttgacgTACGAAATCAAACCCCTGGAGGCTTCTTCCAAATTTGAGCATGTAGTATCTCTGCTTGTGTCAGAAGAAAGACCAGGAGAGGCTAGTAGATGTAAGACTGAAGGGGAAGAGATAGATCAAGAATCTGAAAAGGTAAAACTGGCTGAAACTCCCAGAGCAGGCCACGTTTATTTGTGGAGGCATCATAGAAAAAACTTGAAAATTCACTACACGGTTACTCGTGGATTATTCATGCGGAACCCTAATGTGTCACACATAATAGAGAATGTAGTGATTATTAACAGCATCATACATACCATTTTCAAACCAGTTTATTTAAATGTCTATATACGTGTTTTGTgcatatggaatcaaaaggaTGCAGTACTATTTTCTGCTAGCAGGCCGGGCCACGTTGCTGTAGAACTGTTTGGTGTGTGGAAATATCACAATTTGTATTCAGAAATTTCACATGATACCTCAGTTGTTTTTACATCAAATCGACTTGGAAACAGTGAGTGTTATGCCAGCTTTGACGGAATATGCAACCCCAACTGGGGAGCAATGTTTGTGTATATAATGAGGTATCACCTATTTAGGGGGGCATGTGTTACAGCACATGCACTAGGTCATAACATGGGCTTGACACATGATTCTGTTGGTTGTTATTGTTTTCGACGAACCAACTGTCTCATGGCTCCTGTTCCTGATCTTAATGATATGATGAGCAATTGTTCTTATGAGATAATTCAACGCAAGTTTAATCAATGGGATCCTTGTTTGAGTGCTCCAAATGTTCCATACACTAATTTTCCGTACGTAGCTCCTCATTTTGGAGACAAGATCAAAAATCAGAGGGAAGAATGTGACTGTGGCTCCCTTAAAGATTGTGCCAGTGATAGATGTTGTGAGACCTCTTGTACCCTTTCTCTTGGCAGTGTTTGCAATACAGGACTTTGCTGCCATAAGTGTAAATATGCTGCCCCTGGAGTGGTTTGCAGGGACTTGGGTGGTATATGTGATCTACCGGAATACTGTGATGGGAAAAAGGAAGAGTGTCCAAATGACGTCTACATCCAGGATGGAACCCCATGTTCAGCAGTATCTGTTTGTATAAGAGGAAACTGCAGTGACCGTGATATGCAGTGTCAAGCCCTTTTTGGCTACCAAGTGAAAGACGGTTCCCCAGCGTGCTATCAAAAATTGAATAGGATTGGTAACCGATTTGGAAACTGTGGGGTTATTCTACAGCGAGGGGGAAGTAGACCTTTTCCATGTGAAGAAGATGATGTTTTTTGTGGAATGTTGCACTGTAGCAGTGTCAGCCACATTCCCAGTGGAGGTGAGCACACTACATTTTGTAATATATTAGTACAcgacataaaagaagaaaaatgctttGGCTATGAAGCACACCAGGGGACAGACTTGCCAGAAATGGGGCTGGTAGTGGATGGTGCAACCTGTGGCCCAGGGAGCTACTGTCTTAAACGCAATTGTACTTTTTATCAAGACCTGCATTTTGAGTGTGATCTTAAAACATGCAATTACAAAGGAGTatgtaacaacaaaaaacattgtcATTGTCTGCATGAGTGGCAACCACCAACATGTGAACTGAGAGGAAAAGGAGGTAGTATAGATAGTGGCCCTCCACCTGACAAACAATATCGTATTGCAGGCAGCATACTTGTAAATACAAACCGAGCACTAGTTTTAATATGTATTCATTACATCCTTTTTGTGGTTTTGCTTCTCTTTGGTGGCTTTTCACAAGCAATACAATGttag
- the ADAM21 gene encoding disintegrin and metalloproteinase domain-containing protein 21, protein MAVDGTLMYIRVTLLLLCLGVFLSISGYCQAGPSQHFTSPEVVIPLKVISRGRSAKAPGWLSYSLRFGGQKHVVHMRVKKLLVSRHLPVFTYTDEHALLEDQLFIPDDCYYHGYVEAAPESLVVFSACFGGFRGVLKISGLTYEIEPIRHSATFEHLVYKINSNETQFPAMRCGLTEKEVARQQLEFEEAENSALEPKSAGDWWTHAWFLELVVVVNHDFFIYSQSNISKVQEDVFLVVNIVDSMYKQLGTYIILIGIEIWNQGNVFPMTSIEQVLNDFSQWKQISLSQLQHDAAHMFIKNSLISILGLAYVAGICRPPIDCGVDNFQGDTWSLFANTVAHELGHTLGMQHDEEFCFCGERGCIMNTFRVPAEKFTNCSYADFMKTTLNQGSCLHNPPRLGEIFMLKRCGNGVVEREEQCDCGSVQQCEQDACCLLNCTLRPGAACAFGLCCKDCKFMPSGELCRQEVNECDLPEWCNGTSHQCPEDRYMQDGIPCSDSAYCYQKRCNNHDQHCREIFGKDAKSASQNCYKEINSQGNRFGHCGINGTTYLKCHISDVFCGRVQCENVRDIPLLQDHFTLQHTHINGVTCWGIDYHLRMNISDIGEVKDGTVCGPGKICIHKKCVSLSVLSHVCLPETCNMKGICNNKHHCHCSYGWSPPYCQHRGYGGSIDSGPASAKRGVFLPLIVIPSLSVLIFLFTVGLLMYLRQCSGPKETKAHSSG, encoded by the coding sequence ATGGCAGTGGATGGGACCCTAATGTACATCAGGGTCACTCTTCTGCTGCTCTGTCTTGGGgtatttttgtctatttctggCTACTGTCAGGCTGGGCCCTCCCAGCATTTCACTTCCCCAGAAGTGGTGATCCCCTTGAAGGTGATCAGCAGGGGCAGAAGTGCAAAGGCTCCTGGATGGCTCTCCTATAGTCTGCGGTTTGGGGGCCAGAAACACGTTGTTCATATGAGGGTCAAGAAGCTCTTAGTTTCTAGACACCTCCCAGTGTTCACTTACACAGATGAGCATGCCCTCCTGGAGGATCAGCTCTTCATCCCAGATGACTGTTACTATCATGGTTACGTGGAGGCGGCCCCTGAGTCTCTGGTTGTGTTCAGTGCTTGTTTTGGGGGCTTTCGAGGAGTATTAAAAATAAGTGGCCTCACTTATGAAATTGAACCCATCAGGCACTCTGCCACATTTGAACATCTGGTTTATAAGATAAACAGTAATGAGACACAATTCCCAGCTATGAGATGTGGCTTAACAGAGAAGGAAGTAGCACGCCAACAGTTGGAATTTGAAGAGGCTGAGAACTCAGCTCTGGAACCAAAATCTGCTGGTGACTGGTGGACTCATGCATGGTTTCTGGAGCTAGTTGTTGTGGTGAACCATGATTTCTTCATTTACTCTCAAAGCAACATCTCAAAGGTGCAAGAGGATGTATTTCTTGTTGTCAACATAGTGGATTCCATGTATAAGCAGTTAGGTACTTACataattttgattggaattgaaaTTTGGAATCAAGGAAATGTTTTTCCAATGACAAGCATAGAACAGGTCCTGAACGATTTCTCTCAATGGAAACAAATCAGTCTTTCCCAGCTACAGCATGATGCTGCACATATGTTCATAAAAAATTCACTTATAAGTATACTTGGCCTAGCCTATGTTGCAGGAATATGTCGTCCACCTATTGATTGTGGAGTTGATAATTTTCAAGGAGATACCTGGTCTCTTTTTGCCAACACTGTGGCCCATGAGTTAGGTCATACGTTGGGTATGCAGCATGATGAAGAATTCTGTTTTTGTGGGGAAAGAGGTTGCATCATGAATACTTTTAGAGTGCCAGCAGAGAAATTCACCAATTGCAGTTACGCTGATTTTATGAAGACCACCTTAAACCAGGGATCATGTCTGCATAATCCTCCAAGATTGGGGGAAATCTTTATGCTAAAGCGCTGTGGGAATGGTGTGGTTGAAAGAGAAGAGCAGTGTGACTGTGGATCCGTACAGCAATGTGAACAAGACGCCTGTTGTCTGCTGAACTGCACTCTGAGGCCTGgggctgcctgtgcttttgggctTTGTTGCAAAGACTGCAAGTTCATGCCATCAGGGGAACTCTGTAGACAAGAGGTCAATGAATGTGACCTTCCAGAATGGTGCAATGGAACATCTCATCAGTGTCCAGAAGATAGATATATGCAGGACGGGATCCCCTGTAGTGACAGTGCCTACTGCTATCAAAAGAGGTGTAATAACCATGACCAGCATTGCAGGGAGATTTTTGGTAAAGATGCAAAAAGTGCATCTCagaattgctataaagaaatcaaCTCTCAGGGAAACCGTTTTGGTCACTGTGGTATAAATGGCACAACATACCTAAAATGTCATATCTCTGATGTCTTTTGTGGGAGAGTTCAATGTGAGAATGTGAGAGATATTCCTCTTCTCCAAGATCATTTTACTTTGCAGCACACTCATATCAATGGTGTCACCTGCTGGGGTATTGACTATCATTTAAGGATGAACATATCTGACATTGGTGAAGTGAAAGATGGTACTGTGTGTGGCCCAGGAAAGATCTGCATCCACAAGAAGTGTGTCAGTCTGTCTGTCTTGTCACATGTCTGCCTTCCTGAGACCTGCAATATGAAGGGGATCTGCAATAACAAACATCACTGCCACTGTAGCTATGGGTGGTCCCCACCCTACTGCCAGCACAGAGGCTATGGGGGCAGTATTGACAGTGGCCCAGCATCTGCAAAGAGAGGAGTTTTTTTGCCGCTGATTGTGattccttctttgtctgttttgatttTCCTGTTTACTGTTGGGCTTCTTATGTATCTACGACAATGTTCTGGTCCCAAAGAAACTAAGGCTCATTCATCAGGTTAA